A genomic segment from Desulfurispirillum indicum S5 encodes:
- a CDS encoding ribonucleoside triphosphate reductase — translation MITTVMKRDGRFVPFDQERIATAIFKAARSVGGSDRNIASALSLQVLRALVDQYGQYGSCTVEQVQDCVEKVLIEGGHAKTAKAYIIYRHQRADMRAMTESFEGLESIVESYLGGSDWRVNENSNTTYALQGLNNYISSTITARYWLNKIYPRQVQEAHSRGDFHIHDLGLLAVYCCGWDLKDLLVRGFRGVADKVESKPAKHLRSALGQVVNFFYTLQGEAAGAQAFANFDTCLAPFIAYDQLTYPEVKQAMQEFVFNLNIPTRVGFQTPFTNLTMDLYVPSTHRDEPVIIGGKPQERTYGEFQEEMFMLNQAFMEVMMEGDAKGRVFTFPIPTYNVSRDFDWQHPMVGRLMETTAKYGIPYFANFVNSDMSPDDARSMCCRLRLDNRELHKRGGGLFGANPLTGSIGVVTINLPRIAHSVDSETAFFERLAELMELARDSLKIKRKALERLTENGLYPYSRFYLQDIHQRFGEYWRNHFNTIGIIGMNEALLNFIGVDITHPEGLEFSRRVMEFMRERLGQFQLEEDVLYNLEATPAEGTSFRLARKDRQTLPGIITSGTEERPYYTNSTQIPVEKTRDLFAALDHQDQLQPLYTGGTVFHIFLGEAVEDGTTVGKLLDTITRRYHLPYITITPTFSICPVHGYLKGEHTHCPHCAQEQRQEIQTRITELKGQDGLHEINLTGAHS, via the coding sequence ATGATCACTACTGTCATGAAGCGCGATGGTCGTTTTGTCCCCTTCGACCAGGAGCGCATCGCCACTGCCATCTTCAAGGCCGCCCGTTCGGTGGGCGGCAGCGACCGTAACATTGCCTCGGCCCTCTCCCTGCAGGTGCTGCGCGCCCTGGTGGACCAGTACGGCCAGTACGGTTCCTGCACCGTAGAGCAGGTGCAGGACTGCGTGGAAAAGGTTCTCATCGAGGGTGGCCACGCCAAAACCGCCAAAGCCTATATCATCTACCGCCACCAGCGCGCCGACATGCGGGCCATGACCGAAAGCTTCGAAGGTCTGGAGAGCATCGTGGAATCCTACCTGGGCGGCAGCGACTGGCGGGTCAACGAAAACAGCAACACCACCTATGCGCTGCAGGGGCTCAACAACTACATCTCTTCCACCATCACCGCCCGCTACTGGCTCAATAAGATCTATCCGCGCCAGGTGCAGGAAGCCCACTCCCGTGGCGACTTTCACATTCACGATCTGGGGCTGCTGGCGGTGTACTGCTGCGGCTGGGATCTGAAGGATCTGCTGGTGCGCGGCTTTCGCGGCGTGGCCGACAAGGTGGAGAGCAAGCCGGCCAAACACCTGCGCTCGGCCCTGGGTCAGGTGGTCAACTTCTTCTACACCCTGCAGGGGGAAGCCGCGGGGGCCCAGGCCTTTGCCAATTTCGATACCTGCCTGGCACCCTTTATCGCCTATGACCAGCTGACCTACCCCGAAGTGAAGCAGGCCATGCAGGAGTTCGTCTTCAACCTGAATATCCCCACCCGCGTGGGATTTCAGACGCCCTTCACCAACCTGACCATGGACCTGTACGTCCCCTCCACCCACCGCGACGAGCCGGTCATCATAGGCGGAAAGCCCCAGGAACGCACCTACGGGGAATTTCAGGAAGAGATGTTCATGCTCAACCAGGCCTTCATGGAAGTGATGATGGAAGGCGACGCCAAAGGGCGCGTCTTCACCTTCCCCATTCCCACCTACAACGTCAGCCGCGACTTCGACTGGCAGCACCCCATGGTGGGCAGGCTGATGGAGACTACCGCCAAGTACGGCATCCCCTACTTTGCCAACTTCGTCAACAGCGACATGAGCCCCGACGACGCGCGCAGCATGTGCTGTCGCCTGCGTCTGGACAATCGGGAACTGCACAAGCGCGGTGGCGGACTCTTTGGCGCCAATCCCCTGACCGGCTCCATTGGCGTGGTAACCATCAACCTGCCCCGCATCGCCCACAGCGTGGACAGCGAAACGGCCTTCTTTGAGCGGCTGGCCGAGCTGATGGAGCTGGCCCGCGACAGCCTCAAAATCAAACGCAAGGCCCTGGAGCGCCTGACGGAAAACGGCCTCTACCCCTATTCCCGCTTTTACCTGCAGGATATTCATCAGCGCTTTGGCGAGTACTGGCGAAACCACTTCAACACCATCGGCATCATCGGCATGAACGAAGCGCTGCTGAACTTTATCGGCGTGGATATCACCCATCCCGAAGGGCTGGAATTTTCCCGTCGCGTCATGGAATTCATGCGGGAGCGCCTGGGACAGTTCCAGCTGGAGGAAGACGTGCTCTACAACCTGGAGGCCACCCCCGCCGAAGGCACCTCGTTCCGCCTGGCCCGCAAGGACCGCCAGACCCTTCCCGGCATCATCACCTCCGGTACTGAAGAGCGCCCCTACTACACCAACTCCACCCAGATACCGGTGGAGAAAACCCGCGACCTCTTTGCCGCCCTGGACCATCAGGATCAGCTGCAGCCCCTCTACACCGGGGGGACCGTCTTCCACATCTTCCTGGGCGAAGCCGTGGAGGACGGCACCACCGTGGGCAAACTGCTGGACACCATCACCCGGCGCTACCACCTGCCCTACATCACCATCACACCGACATTTTCCATCTGCCCTGTTCACGGCTACCTCAAGGGCGAGCACACCCACTGCCCCCACTGCGCCCAGGAACAGCGGCAGGAAATTCAGACCCGGATTACCGAACTCAAAGGCCAGGACGGCCTGCACGAAATCAATCTGACAGGAGCACACTCATGA
- a CDS encoding RNA polymerase sigma factor — MSDQNPHDIYRNHHKDILRYFSSRVSSSGTAADLTQETFLRLLRSSISLLNPKAYLLKVAHNVLIDYYRSASHMPVEDISPEELESAMGRAPSAEDTALSREELAILMDAIAELPPRAREVFRLKRLEGLSYSEIGQQLGITRSTIMEHMARALTHCTRRLDEYATQQEKS; from the coding sequence ATGTCAGATCAGAATCCCCACGACATCTACCGCAACCACCACAAGGATATCCTGCGCTATTTCTCCAGCCGCGTATCCTCTTCCGGAACAGCGGCAGACCTGACCCAGGAAACCTTCCTGCGCCTGCTGCGCAGCTCCATCTCCCTGCTCAATCCCAAAGCGTACCTGCTGAAAGTTGCCCACAATGTACTGATCGACTACTATCGATCCGCGAGCCACATGCCCGTGGAGGATATCAGCCCCGAAGAACTGGAAAGTGCCATGGGCCGGGCTCCCTCAGCCGAAGACACCGCTTTGTCCCGTGAAGAGCTGGCAATCCTCATGGATGCCATCGCGGAACTGCCCCCCAGGGCCAGGGAGGTCTTCCGGCTCAAGCGCCTGGAAGGGTTGAGTTACAGCGAAATCGGACAACAGCTTGGCATCACGCGCAGCACTATCATGGAACATATGGCCCGCGCCCTCACCCACTGCACCAGACGCCTGGATGAGTACGCCACGCAACAGGAGAAATCATGA
- a CDS encoding TonB-dependent receptor — MVRACALVALALFLNAIPAPAANLASFHSFSIAAQPLGGALLQFSLATGIDVLVDDRIVQDHQSPGVQGQWRSDQALEQLLEGTGLQWHLNGNNLITLTPHRTADMELSVTPVTELQELQGVPLPVGLRPTEREQVVLAPVTVRGTREDDATFRAPASVNIITQRDIERFRGTSVGDIFQGTPGVLIGENRNSGGLDVNIRGMQGQGRVPVLIDGARQETTVYRGYAGVSSRSYVDPDLVGGIRIDKGPVTSAEGTGATGGTVSMRTIEAGDIIKPGKEWGIRLRGSLMGNNSGSVPAAGTPAGYHLGAINDDGVYRIDCARPDICEQQHFTGRSYALPDSFAPVEGMDRPDLFSPKSHAGSIALARRFDWGSLLAAYAERSQGNYYAGKHGPAPYMDLSDQRKLAFYTEVRPKREGASRFRAEERIVNSNYASESLLLKGQFHLPADQSLELSYLRYDSTYGELMPSQLMWFGTVRQTNSSTVLAETYNARYRWQPAELDWADILVSLWQTDTRSQNIFYYLEGDFSNNSATEMGSASAERYQRRGADLSNTMHFWSYGQPVVAYGISLQHEDLSPTSKSAQMGDDFSRDGLREELSAFTAVQWYMHPNVILDGGMRHTRFSTEDRKAAEVSSTSSLCVDSSGDGTCDPVYYESSSSGTTPIVSLTWEPRADIQLYARYAEAMRMPSLFETTQGFSVNPNMDTELKPEHAKNREVGLNVLREGMLTTSDTFRLKLAYFRNYTKDYLTRTSINFWEESSTNSMDFFRMRNIDSASFHGVELNMDYDLGWLFTELAGTKYTHIEMCHHGSLRRYDCTDYGISNSYINNMIPPQWHASAILGVRLLSRKLELGTRGTFMGQRTMAEFHDDTSNGFTKPIPWHEYTLWDLFVSYQPNDWLTLDFNIDNLTDEYYLDALSLGLVPAPGRTARLSMTLHF; from the coding sequence ATGGTACGCGCCTGCGCGCTTGTCGCTCTGGCGCTTTTCCTGAACGCCATACCCGCTCCCGCTGCCAACCTCGCCTCCTTCCACAGCTTCTCCATAGCCGCCCAGCCACTGGGCGGCGCCCTCCTGCAGTTCTCCCTTGCCACCGGCATTGATGTCCTGGTGGACGATCGCATCGTCCAGGATCATCAGTCGCCGGGAGTGCAGGGGCAGTGGCGCAGTGACCAGGCTCTGGAGCAACTGCTGGAAGGAACCGGACTCCAGTGGCACCTCAACGGCAACAACCTCATCACACTGACCCCTCACAGGACAGCTGACATGGAGCTTTCCGTGACGCCAGTCACAGAGCTTCAGGAGCTGCAGGGAGTCCCGCTTCCGGTGGGGTTGCGCCCCACAGAACGGGAACAGGTCGTCCTGGCTCCCGTAACCGTGCGCGGTACCCGCGAAGACGACGCCACCTTTCGCGCTCCCGCCTCGGTCAATATCATCACCCAGAGGGATATCGAACGCTTTCGCGGCACCTCCGTGGGCGACATCTTTCAGGGAACTCCCGGTGTACTCATTGGTGAAAACCGCAACAGTGGCGGACTGGACGTGAATATTCGCGGCATGCAGGGGCAGGGTCGCGTTCCGGTGCTCATCGACGGCGCGCGCCAGGAAACCACCGTCTATCGCGGCTATGCCGGCGTCTCCAGCCGCAGCTACGTGGACCCCGACCTGGTCGGCGGCATCCGCATCGACAAGGGCCCGGTCACGAGCGCGGAAGGTACCGGAGCCACCGGCGGAACCGTCAGCATGCGCACCATTGAAGCCGGCGACATCATCAAGCCCGGCAAGGAGTGGGGCATTCGCCTGCGCGGATCGCTCATGGGCAATAATTCGGGATCGGTACCTGCAGCGGGGACACCGGCCGGCTACCACCTGGGCGCAATCAACGATGACGGCGTCTATCGTATCGACTGCGCCCGCCCGGATATCTGCGAACAGCAGCATTTCACCGGGCGCTCCTACGCCCTGCCCGACAGCTTTGCCCCCGTCGAAGGCATGGATCGCCCCGACCTGTTTTCCCCCAAAAGCCACGCCGGCAGCATCGCCCTGGCCCGGCGCTTTGACTGGGGCAGCCTCCTGGCCGCCTACGCCGAGCGCAGCCAGGGGAACTACTATGCCGGCAAGCACGGCCCGGCACCGTACATGGATCTGTCCGATCAGCGCAAACTGGCCTTTTACACCGAAGTGCGCCCCAAGCGTGAAGGAGCTTCCCGCTTTCGCGCCGAGGAGCGCATCGTCAACAGCAACTACGCCAGTGAATCCCTGCTGCTCAAGGGCCAGTTCCACCTGCCCGCCGATCAGAGCCTGGAGTTGAGCTACCTGCGCTACGACAGCACCTACGGCGAACTCATGCCCTCCCAGTTGATGTGGTTCGGAACCGTACGCCAGACCAACAGCTCCACCGTACTGGCAGAGACCTACAACGCCCGCTACCGCTGGCAACCCGCCGAGCTCGACTGGGCCGACATACTCGTCAGCCTGTGGCAGACCGATACCCGCAGCCAGAATATTTTTTACTACCTTGAAGGCGACTTCTCCAACAACAGCGCCACGGAAATGGGCTCCGCTTCCGCCGAGCGCTACCAGCGTCGCGGCGCCGATCTCTCCAACACCATGCACTTCTGGAGTTACGGTCAGCCCGTTGTGGCCTACGGAATCTCCCTGCAGCACGAAGACCTGAGCCCCACCAGCAAGAGCGCGCAGATGGGCGATGATTTCTCCCGCGATGGCCTGCGCGAAGAGCTGAGTGCCTTCACCGCCGTGCAGTGGTACATGCACCCAAATGTCATACTGGATGGCGGCATGCGCCACACGCGTTTTTCCACCGAAGACCGCAAGGCTGCGGAGGTGAGCAGCACCAGCAGCCTGTGTGTAGACAGCTCCGGCGACGGTACCTGTGACCCGGTGTACTATGAAAGCAGCAGCTCGGGAACCACGCCCATTGTCAGCCTCACCTGGGAGCCCAGAGCCGATATCCAGCTGTATGCCCGCTATGCCGAAGCCATGCGCATGCCCAGTCTGTTCGAGACCACCCAGGGATTTTCCGTCAACCCCAACATGGATACTGAACTCAAGCCGGAGCACGCCAAGAACCGCGAAGTCGGGCTCAATGTCCTGCGCGAGGGGATGCTCACCACCAGCGACACCTTTCGCCTGAAACTGGCCTATTTCCGCAATTACACCAAAGATTACCTCACCCGTACCTCCATCAATTTCTGGGAGGAGTCAAGTACCAACTCCATGGATTTCTTCCGCATGCGCAATATCGACAGCGCCAGCTTCCATGGTGTTGAGCTGAATATGGATTACGACCTGGGCTGGCTGTTCACCGAGCTGGCCGGCACCAAATACACCCATATAGAAATGTGCCACCACGGCAGCCTGCGCCGTTACGACTGCACCGATTACGGCATCTCCAACTCCTACATCAACAATATGATCCCGCCCCAGTGGCACGCCAGCGCCATCCTCGGCGTCCGGCTGCTCTCCCGGAAGCTGGAGCTGGGCACACGGGGTACCTTCATGGGCCAACGCACCATGGCCGAATTTCACGACGACACCAGCAACGGATTCACCAAACCCATACCCTGGCACGAGTACACCCTGTGGGATCTCTTTGTCAGCTACCAGCCCAACGACTGGCTGACACTGGATTTCAATATCGACAACCTCACCGACGAATACTACCTGGACGCCCTCAGCCTGGGCCTGGTGCCGGCACCTGGCCGCACCGCGCGCCTGAGCATGACCCTGCACTTCTAG
- a CDS encoding FecR family protein, which produces MSQHPETSFTPDLSSPQKQSPDEQAIAWLVRLQDDQASETDRRAWSAWMDQNPIHAQSWRKIQRIWHGMEDLAPRRASTTFRHRALRQRAWSTLATAAAVLLVVAGITSISLHHSPGLHCLGADYCTRAGELRQITLADGSRISLGAASAISVQMENHQRQVTLRHGEGFFDVAPDTTPFRVKAAAGEVRVLGTSFNLRLEPAGARVAVASGQVEVDTLGHQVTLNPGQVLHYDTSRLQRLPDVDVNSIGLWRQKRLLYQNTPLGEVLRDLERYHSARFSVDPDVAAIPVTGIFSASDPEAALHSIVNSFPVRMSRYTHFFIRISAN; this is translated from the coding sequence ATGAGCCAGCACCCGGAGACCTCCTTCACCCCGGACCTTTCATCACCCCAGAAACAGAGTCCAGACGAGCAGGCCATCGCCTGGCTTGTACGCCTGCAGGACGACCAGGCCAGCGAAACCGACCGCCGCGCCTGGTCCGCGTGGATGGACCAGAACCCCATCCACGCCCAATCCTGGCGGAAAATACAGCGCATCTGGCACGGCATGGAGGACCTGGCCCCGCGCCGGGCCAGCACCACCTTTCGCCACCGGGCACTCCGGCAACGCGCCTGGTCCACCCTGGCCACCGCCGCCGCCGTCCTTCTGGTGGTCGCAGGCATCACAAGTATCAGCCTGCACCACTCTCCCGGTCTGCACTGCCTGGGCGCAGACTACTGCACCCGTGCCGGTGAGCTGCGCCAGATTACCCTGGCAGACGGCTCCCGCATCTCCCTGGGGGCCGCTTCGGCCATCAGCGTCCAGATGGAAAACCACCAGCGCCAGGTAACCCTGCGCCATGGCGAAGGGTTCTTTGACGTTGCCCCCGACACAACTCCTTTCCGGGTAAAAGCCGCCGCAGGCGAAGTCCGCGTGCTGGGCACCAGCTTCAACCTGCGCCTTGAGCCCGCTGGCGCCAGGGTCGCCGTGGCCAGCGGCCAGGTGGAAGTTGACACCCTGGGGCACCAGGTAACCCTGAACCCCGGCCAGGTACTGCACTACGACACCAGCCGTCTCCAGCGCCTGCCCGACGTGGATGTCAACAGCATCGGCCTGTGGCGCCAGAAGCGCCTGCTCTACCAGAACACCCCGCTGGGTGAAGTCCTGCGCGACCTGGAGCGCTACCACAGCGCCCGCTTCAGCGTCGACCCGGACGTGGCCGCCATCCCGGTAACCGGAATATTCAGCGCCAGCGACCCCGAAGCAGCCCTGCACAGCATCGTCAACAGCTTTCCCGTGCGCATGAGCCGCTACACCCATTTTTTCATCCGCATATCCGCCAACTGA
- a CDS encoding bacterioferritin: MHEKSIALLNKAVSEEIAALHQYMYFHFHCDDQGYDLLAGLFKRTAIEEMIHVERLAERILFLGGDVEMKAGSNVIPEQDVNKMLEMAAKMEEQSAMDYNRWANECGTNADSVSKKLFEDLVMDEERHYDQYDNEIDNLKRFGENYLALQSIERSKSRSAGQPAE; this comes from the coding sequence ATGCATGAAAAAAGTATAGCTCTGCTGAACAAGGCCGTATCTGAAGAAATCGCCGCGCTCCACCAGTATATGTATTTCCACTTTCACTGTGACGACCAGGGCTACGACCTGCTGGCCGGGCTCTTCAAGCGCACCGCCATCGAAGAGATGATCCACGTGGAGCGTCTGGCCGAGCGCATCCTCTTCCTGGGTGGCGACGTGGAAATGAAAGCCGGCTCCAACGTTATTCCAGAACAGGACGTGAATAAAATGCTGGAAATGGCTGCCAAAATGGAAGAGCAGAGCGCCATGGACTATAACCGCTGGGCCAACGAGTGCGGCACCAACGCCGACTCGGTCTCCAAGAAACTCTTCGAGGATCTGGTCATGGATGAAGAGCGTCACTACGACCAGTATGACAACGAAATCGACAACCTCAAGCGTTTTGGCGAAAACTACCTGGCCCTGCAGTCCATTGAGCGCAGCAAGAGCCGCAGCGCCGGACAGCCCGCAGAGTAA